Proteins from one Legionella taurinensis genomic window:
- a CDS encoding cysteine dioxygenase produces the protein MKSDIDLIHQLNVDALNKAIQTLETVTYETVSELIPRLLQEGKLNLDHSIYAPADPDVLDGRGIGRYMLYDHPDVDNPFSIWLFVLAPRQKTSIHDHLYRGTVTVLSEAVSEKYFEPSGEKTARLIGRSDRFRFHTNHDELNDGFVHQLKRRKALREGISCTLHIYEMPAYKVSMDGEKNDNRNLNRIYGKEKTPKSTRPSYRAEQAETEYEYFGP, from the coding sequence ATGAAATCGGATATTGACTTGATTCATCAACTGAACGTCGATGCCCTTAACAAGGCAATCCAAACCCTTGAAACGGTGACTTATGAGACCGTTTCCGAACTCATTCCCCGGCTGTTGCAGGAAGGAAAATTGAACCTTGATCATTCCATTTATGCGCCTGCTGATCCCGACGTGCTGGATGGACGTGGCATTGGCCGGTACATGCTTTACGATCATCCAGACGTTGATAATCCTTTCTCCATCTGGTTGTTTGTGCTTGCTCCGCGCCAGAAAACGAGCATTCATGATCACCTGTATCGGGGCACGGTGACGGTGCTCAGCGAGGCGGTGTCTGAAAAGTATTTCGAGCCGAGCGGTGAGAAAACAGCCAGGCTCATCGGGCGAAGTGATCGCTTTCGCTTCCATACCAATCACGATGAATTAAATGACGGCTTTGTCCATCAGCTGAAACGCCGAAAAGCATTGCGAGAAGGCATCAGCTGCACTTTGCATATTTATGAAATGCCGGCTTATAAAGTCAGCATGGATGGTGAGAAAAACGATAACCGAAACTTGAATCGTATTTATGGTAAGGAAAAAACACCAAAAAGCACGCGTCCATCTTATAGGGCAGAGCAGGCTGAGACAGAGTACGAGTACTTTGGGCCCTGA
- a CDS encoding cation diffusion facilitator family transporter, which yields MLNHDRYWQAKRVTLIGALINALLGIIKLIGGALFHSHALVADGIHSLSDLITDMMVLFASKYGSLGADTTHPYGHQRIETAATLLLALLLVLAGAGIAWDAVNELMYPDKAIPGKIALVIALFSIFANELLFHYTRHVGKLIESPLIIANAWHHRSDAASSVVVALGLVGSLWGFTYLDAVAAIIVGLMIIKMGIAYGWNSVKELVDTAVDAEMLAKIEKNIQQVNGVKKIHQLRSRLMGGDIFIDVHVLVDPFISVSEGHYIAQHVHHALMKQLTRVKDVTVHIDPEDDEISCPSLHLRNRRQLEKEILKPWQQAHPGIKDWTLHYLDGRLIIDLMVDETNHDQSALADTLRAALASHPEIKEIRVLLYHEVIAYESA from the coding sequence ATGCTCAACCATGATCGTTACTGGCAGGCTAAACGGGTGACATTGATTGGCGCATTAATCAATGCCCTGCTTGGCATAATCAAACTGATTGGCGGCGCACTTTTTCACTCGCATGCATTAGTGGCGGATGGCATTCATTCCCTGTCCGATTTAATCACCGACATGATGGTGCTTTTCGCCTCCAAATACGGCAGTCTTGGGGCGGATACGACCCATCCCTATGGCCATCAGCGCATTGAGACAGCGGCGACGCTCTTATTGGCCCTGCTCCTGGTTCTTGCTGGCGCCGGGATTGCCTGGGACGCGGTCAATGAACTGATGTATCCGGATAAAGCCATCCCCGGAAAGATTGCCCTGGTCATTGCACTGTTCTCCATTTTCGCCAATGAATTACTTTTTCACTACACCCGTCATGTCGGCAAATTGATTGAGTCGCCGCTGATTATTGCCAATGCCTGGCATCATCGTTCCGATGCGGCCTCTTCGGTGGTGGTCGCACTGGGTTTAGTCGGCAGTCTATGGGGATTTACCTATCTCGACGCCGTCGCAGCAATTATTGTCGGCCTTATGATCATTAAAATGGGCATCGCCTATGGCTGGAACAGCGTCAAGGAACTGGTGGACACCGCCGTCGATGCGGAAATGCTGGCTAAAATTGAAAAAAATATTCAGCAGGTGAACGGGGTTAAAAAGATTCACCAGCTGCGCAGCCGCCTGATGGGGGGGGACATATTCATTGACGTGCATGTCCTGGTTGACCCTTTTATTTCCGTGTCCGAGGGCCATTACATCGCCCAGCACGTGCATCATGCCCTGATGAAGCAATTGACCCGCGTGAAGGATGTCACCGTACACATTGATCCCGAGGACGATGAAATCTCCTGCCCTTCCCTGCACCTGCGTAACCGCCGGCAATTGGAAAAAGAAATCCTTAAACCCTGGCAACAAGCGCATCCGGGCATTAAAGACTGGACGCTTCACTATCTGGACGGCCGCCTGATTATTGACTTGATGGTGGATGAAACCAACCACGATCAATCCGCCCTGGCAGACACTCTGCGGGCCGCATTGGCCAGCCATCCTGAAATAAAAGAAATCAGAGTCTTGCTCTATCACGAGGTCATTGCCTATGAATCGGCCTGA
- a CDS encoding D-2-hydroxyacid dehydrogenase → MNRPEIVILDAKPLINDGLTFEQMHPFGNLTVYDKTAENEIIERARDATIIITNKVRLNNWHFERLPHLRYIGETATGVDNIDVAAAKERGIVVTNVPDYSTDSVAQHVMALLLAYTNGVEVHAQSVARGEWQQHPYFAYWLKPVTELAGMTLGTLGYGKVAQRLAVMAQAFGMRVIAHKPTPFEDKAVRWVNFETLLQQSDVLSLHCPLTSNTRHVINRETLFKMKAGSLLINTGRGGLIDEQALALALKQNHLAAACLDVLTQEPPEANNPLTALPNCLITPHIAWASLAARKRLLNTVCENIIHFLNQKPVNVV, encoded by the coding sequence ATGAATCGGCCTGAAATTGTCATTCTTGACGCGAAGCCTTTAATAAACGATGGATTAACTTTTGAACAGATGCACCCATTCGGCAATCTCACTGTGTATGACAAAACAGCAGAGAATGAAATTATTGAACGCGCCCGGGATGCGACAATTATCATCACCAACAAAGTCAGGTTGAACAACTGGCATTTCGAACGCCTGCCACACCTGCGTTACATCGGTGAAACCGCAACCGGGGTCGACAACATCGATGTGGCAGCCGCCAAAGAACGCGGCATCGTCGTCACCAATGTCCCCGATTACAGTACCGACAGCGTCGCTCAACATGTCATGGCCTTACTGCTGGCTTACACAAATGGCGTCGAAGTCCATGCCCAGTCGGTGGCCCGGGGGGAATGGCAACAACACCCTTATTTTGCCTACTGGCTAAAACCGGTTACTGAACTGGCAGGAATGACACTGGGAACACTGGGGTATGGCAAGGTGGCGCAACGCCTTGCTGTCATGGCACAGGCATTTGGTATGCGCGTCATTGCTCACAAGCCCACCCCTTTTGAGGATAAGGCAGTCCGTTGGGTGAATTTTGAAACGCTGCTTCAGCAAAGCGATGTGTTAAGCCTGCATTGTCCCTTGACGTCGAATACACGACATGTCATTAACCGTGAAACCTTGTTTAAGATGAAGGCAGGCAGCCTGCTTATCAATACCGGTCGCGGCGGCTTAATCGATGAACAGGCTCTGGCGCTTGCCCTAAAGCAGAATCATTTAGCGGCGGCCTGCCTGGATGTGTTGACTCAGGAACCACCGGAAGCGAACAATCCGCTGACGGCACTTCCCAATTGCCTGATTACGCCCCACATCGCCTGGGCGAGTCTTGCGGCAAGAAAACGCTTGCTAAATACTGTCTGTGAAAATATTATTCATTTCCTTAATCAAAAACCCGTCAATGTGGTTTAA
- a CDS encoding ZIP family metal transporter has product MDAGTTLKLIFALIIFVVILLAGWLPFKRKSQEDHIDFPIGETLATGIFLGAALMHMLPEANLLFHTMGYDYPFAYIIAGLVFLFFLWFEHLGKELYQHHHSNHPAFAILAWAMLSIHSLMLGAALGLNHNNSFVIMLFLAIITHKWAESFAIAVQLNKSSLAFNKSLLFFLSFSLMMPVGIFFGWYFGHGVETNSLIDPILIAASAGTFLYLGTLHGLEKCVMVERCCNLRDFSFVIIGFLLMASVAAYV; this is encoded by the coding sequence ATGGATGCAGGCACTACCTTAAAGCTGATTTTTGCTCTGATAATCTTTGTCGTGATTCTGCTGGCCGGCTGGCTTCCTTTCAAACGCAAAAGCCAGGAAGATCACATTGATTTTCCCATTGGCGAAACCCTGGCTACCGGTATTTTCCTGGGGGCCGCGTTAATGCACATGCTGCCAGAGGCCAATTTATTGTTCCATACCATGGGTTATGACTACCCCTTCGCCTACATCATTGCTGGCCTTGTGTTTCTGTTTTTCCTGTGGTTTGAACATTTAGGCAAAGAATTGTATCAACACCATCACAGCAATCACCCCGCGTTTGCCATTCTAGCCTGGGCCATGTTATCCATTCATTCCCTGATGCTAGGTGCCGCCTTAGGATTAAATCACAATAATTCATTCGTGATTATGTTGTTTTTGGCTATCATTACTCATAAATGGGCCGAAAGTTTCGCCATTGCCGTGCAATTGAATAAAAGCTCGCTGGCATTTAACAAAAGTCTGTTATTCTTTTTAAGTTTCAGCCTGATGATGCCGGTGGGTATTTTTTTTGGCTGGTACTTTGGCCATGGGGTTGAAACCAACTCCCTGATTGACCCTATCCTGATTGCCGCCTCGGCCGGCACGTTTCTCTACCTGGGTACTCTGCATGGCCTTGAAAAATGCGTTATGGTCGAACGATGCTGCAATTTACGTGATTTCAGCTTCGTCATTATTGGATTTTTACTCATGGCTTCGGTGGCTGCCTATGTCTGA
- a CDS encoding Maf family protein, producing the protein MSELLTQQPLILASSSMPRQQLLQSLGLQFAVIPSHCDEEQIKKLSPQASHKELAATLAASKALLVSEDHPEHFVIGADQLCVLGDKPFDKPGNHETAVTQLRRLRGKTHQQISACCLAKEGQILWAAQDVAFLTMRNLSDRSIEAYLLADQPYQSCGAYHYEGLGKWLFSEVRGSDSTILGLPVQPLIEALLKHHIITL; encoded by the coding sequence ATGTCTGAATTGCTGACACAACAACCTTTAATCCTGGCATCGTCTTCAATGCCCCGTCAACAATTGCTTCAATCGCTTGGATTGCAATTTGCTGTTATTCCATCGCATTGCGACGAAGAGCAAATCAAAAAGCTGTCTCCGCAGGCATCCCATAAGGAACTGGCAGCGACGCTTGCCGCCAGCAAAGCCCTTCTGGTGAGCGAAGATCATCCGGAACATTTTGTCATTGGGGCCGATCAGCTTTGCGTCCTCGGGGACAAACCGTTCGACAAGCCGGGGAATCATGAGACGGCTGTCACGCAATTACGGCGGTTAAGAGGCAAAACGCACCAACAAATTTCCGCCTGTTGCCTTGCCAAAGAAGGGCAAATTCTCTGGGCAGCTCAGGATGTTGCCTTTTTAACCATGCGCAACCTAAGCGATCGTAGCATCGAAGCGTACCTGCTTGCAGACCAACCCTATCAAAGCTGCGGAGCCTATCATTACGAAGGCCTGGGAAAATGGTTATTCAGTGAAGTCAGAGGCAGCGACAGCACCATCCTGGGCTTGCCTGTACAACCCTTGATTGAGGCTTTGCTTAAGCACCACATCATTACGCTCTAA
- a CDS encoding patatin-like phospholipase family protein, translated as MAQKHSKKNHSPHHKSALCLINQPEKTTGSKQTYERIACVFQGGGALGAYQVGAFRAIHERGYCPNFLAGVSIGAINSAIIAGNAKEQQVDKLMEFWETIMPQLWFDGLVHFQDVEYIHHMYNQMGAWHSVFHGLEGFFTPRLFPPHFLSKDTPDYLSYYDTSPLQTTLEKIIDFDRINEKKVTLCLGAVNITSGEMEFFNNQKMEITPAHVMASGALPPGFPAIKIGEDYFWDGGIYANTPLVTVLDALPEQDTLCFVVDCFSLKGRLPQTMDQLEERQKDIRYASHSRRLTNVYTSRQNLQAAIEYLGRKLPESVKQDPEVKKILDLGHSKRFSVVHIIYSGTPYSHSFKDYNFSRAAIDFRLKTGYHNAIDVLNNPEWENKSNKTLACSIYGVTPDYFDQH; from the coding sequence ATGGCGCAAAAGCATAGCAAAAAAAATCACTCACCCCATCATAAAAGTGCGCTTTGCCTGATTAACCAACCTGAAAAAACCACAGGCAGCAAGCAGACGTATGAACGAATCGCCTGTGTATTTCAGGGCGGCGGCGCGTTAGGCGCTTACCAGGTCGGCGCCTTCAGAGCGATTCATGAGCGAGGTTACTGCCCCAATTTCCTTGCCGGTGTTTCCATTGGCGCCATTAACAGTGCCATCATTGCCGGAAATGCCAAAGAACAGCAGGTGGACAAATTAATGGAATTCTGGGAAACCATTATGCCTCAATTATGGTTTGACGGGCTGGTTCATTTTCAGGACGTGGAATACATTCACCACATGTACAATCAAATGGGTGCCTGGCATTCTGTTTTCCATGGCTTGGAAGGATTTTTTACACCCCGCTTATTTCCACCCCATTTTCTCTCCAAAGACACCCCTGACTATCTCAGCTACTACGACACGAGCCCGTTGCAGACCACCCTGGAGAAAATCATTGATTTTGATCGCATCAATGAGAAAAAAGTGACGCTCTGTCTTGGGGCGGTCAACATTACGTCGGGTGAAATGGAATTTTTCAACAACCAGAAGATGGAAATCACGCCTGCGCACGTCATGGCCAGCGGTGCCCTGCCGCCGGGTTTCCCTGCCATTAAAATTGGCGAGGATTATTTTTGGGATGGCGGTATTTATGCCAACACCCCGTTAGTAACCGTCCTTGATGCGTTGCCTGAACAGGATACCCTCTGCTTTGTCGTGGATTGCTTCAGTCTCAAAGGGCGTCTGCCACAAACCATGGATCAACTGGAAGAACGGCAGAAAGACATCCGTTACGCCAGCCACTCCCGCCGTTTAACCAACGTGTACACCAGCCGGCAAAATTTACAGGCGGCCATTGAATACCTGGGCCGTAAACTGCCCGAATCAGTCAAACAGGATCCCGAAGTGAAAAAAATTTTAGATTTGGGGCACAGCAAACGCTTCAGTGTGGTTCATATCATTTACAGCGGCACCCCTTATTCGCACTCGTTTAAGGATTATAATTTCTCACGCGCAGCCATCGATTTTCGTTTAAAGACCGGTTATCACAATGCCATTGATGTTCTGAATAATCCAGAATGGGAAAATAAATCGAACAAAACCTTAGCCTGTTCGATCTATGGGGTCACACCCGACTATTTCGATCAACATTAA
- the radA gene encoding DNA repair protein RadA, protein MKTKTRFVCNHCGAVFSQWAGQCAQCGVWNGVTEESLASGGRTSRLGHYANQRSAVTAVEEVVMHTEVRMDCGLSELNRVLGGGLVDGSVVLIGGDPGIGKSTLLIQTLANLSQEHNVLYVTGEESLQQVAMRARRLQLPLAGLRLLAETQVETIIDHARKEMPRILVVDSVQTIFTDSITSAPGGVSQVRESAAQLVRFAKMTNTAVFLVGHVTKEGALAGPRVLEHMVDTVLYFEGQSDSRFRVIRAIKNRFGAVNELGIFAMTDRGLKEVANPSAIFLSRQPETTPGSAVMVTWEGSRPMLVEVQALVDEAHGQQAKRITAGLEHNRLAILLAVLHRHGGVATFDQDVFINVVGGVKVTETGSDLALLAAVVSSLRNKAVDRETIVFGEVGLAGEIRPVQSGQERLREAAKHGFKRAIIPLANAPKHPLSMEVIAVKHLQEVLAQL, encoded by the coding sequence ATGAAAACAAAAACCCGATTTGTATGCAATCACTGTGGGGCGGTGTTCTCGCAATGGGCTGGGCAATGCGCCCAGTGCGGTGTCTGGAACGGGGTGACGGAAGAAAGCCTCGCCTCAGGGGGACGCACCAGCAGGCTGGGTCATTATGCCAACCAGCGTTCCGCCGTCACGGCCGTGGAGGAGGTGGTGATGCATACCGAAGTCCGCATGGATTGCGGTTTATCAGAATTGAATCGGGTCTTAGGTGGCGGATTGGTGGATGGTTCAGTGGTGTTAATCGGCGGCGATCCGGGCATTGGTAAATCCACCCTGCTCATTCAGACGCTGGCCAATTTGTCGCAGGAGCACAACGTCCTTTATGTAACCGGCGAGGAATCCCTGCAGCAGGTCGCCATGCGGGCACGGCGTCTGCAATTGCCTCTGGCCGGTTTACGTCTTCTGGCTGAAACCCAGGTGGAAACCATCATTGACCATGCCAGAAAGGAAATGCCCCGCATTCTGGTGGTGGATTCGGTGCAGACCATCTTTACTGATTCCATTACTTCCGCACCCGGGGGGGTAAGCCAGGTACGCGAATCAGCAGCGCAATTGGTGCGTTTTGCCAAAATGACCAATACCGCTGTTTTTCTGGTTGGGCATGTGACGAAAGAGGGAGCATTGGCCGGGCCTCGGGTTCTGGAGCACATGGTCGATACCGTGCTTTATTTTGAAGGGCAGAGCGACAGCCGTTTCCGTGTGATCCGCGCCATTAAAAACCGCTTTGGCGCTGTCAACGAACTGGGTATTTTTGCCATGACTGATCGCGGATTGAAAGAAGTGGCCAATCCCTCAGCCATTTTCCTATCCCGCCAACCGGAAACAACACCGGGCAGTGCGGTCATGGTCACCTGGGAGGGATCGCGTCCCATGCTGGTGGAGGTTCAGGCGCTGGTGGACGAGGCGCATGGCCAACAGGCCAAACGCATCACCGCCGGCCTGGAACACAACCGCCTGGCCATTCTGCTGGCTGTGCTGCACCGCCATGGCGGCGTGGCGACGTTTGATCAGGATGTGTTTATTAATGTTGTCGGCGGGGTAAAGGTCACCGAAACCGGCAGTGATCTGGCCTTACTGGCGGCTGTGGTCTCCAGTTTACGCAACAAAGCGGTTGACCGTGAAACCATCGTTTTCGGGGAGGTGGGTTTAGCGGGTGAGATAAGGCCGGTGCAAAGCGGGCAGGAACGCCTGCGAGAGGCGGCGAAGCATGGGTTTAAACGCGCCATCATTCCATTGGCTAACGCGCCAAAACACCCCCTGTCCATGGAAGTGATTGCCGTGAAACACCTGCAGGAGGTCCTGGCGCAGTTGTAA
- a CDS encoding FAD-dependent oxidoreductase, with translation MSKTRFEWAVVGAGPAGIAAVGKLLDHGIKPASILWLDPEFKVGDLGQLWSNVSSNTSVKRFIDFLNDAASFRYNDAPDFRLNQLPPESTCTLKYIVEPLQWISDHLRRDVHSVKATVHAMALTRRTWSLDSGKDTFKANNVILATGAVPSSLNHAGVDVMPFETAIDKPKLADAVNREHTYGVFGSSHSAIIVVRHLVELGVKKIINFYRSPCRYAVEMGDWILFDNTGLKGETAAWARENIDGTLPANLVRYNTSEPNLARYLPECNQVIYAVGFSRRKNLVIGDYEQAPYNPHVGIIGPGLFGLGIAFPEHKADPYGSVESQVGLWKFMVYLNKVLPAWFKYPA, from the coding sequence ATGAGCAAGACACGTTTTGAATGGGCTGTCGTTGGCGCTGGGCCTGCGGGCATTGCCGCGGTCGGCAAATTGCTGGATCACGGCATTAAGCCGGCCAGTATTTTATGGTTGGACCCCGAGTTTAAGGTGGGTGATCTGGGGCAATTGTGGTCCAATGTGTCCAGCAATACCAGCGTTAAACGATTTATTGATTTCTTAAACGATGCCGCCTCCTTTCGCTACAATGATGCACCGGACTTTCGCTTGAATCAATTGCCTCCGGAGTCGACCTGTACCCTGAAATACATTGTTGAGCCGCTGCAATGGATTAGCGATCATCTGCGCCGCGATGTGCACAGCGTCAAGGCCACTGTTCATGCCATGGCCTTAACCCGACGAACCTGGTCCCTGGACAGCGGCAAGGACACATTTAAAGCCAACAATGTGATTCTCGCCACAGGTGCTGTGCCCTCGAGCCTTAACCATGCGGGCGTCGATGTCATGCCCTTTGAGACAGCCATTGATAAACCAAAACTCGCCGACGCGGTTAACAGGGAACACACTTACGGCGTTTTCGGCTCATCGCATTCAGCCATTATTGTCGTGCGCCATCTGGTGGAACTTGGTGTTAAAAAAATAATCAACTTTTATCGCTCCCCCTGCCGCTATGCCGTGGAAATGGGTGACTGGATTCTTTTTGACAACACCGGCCTTAAAGGCGAGACAGCGGCCTGGGCCCGGGAAAACATTGACGGTACCCTGCCTGCCAACTTAGTCCGCTACAACACCAGCGAACCCAACCTTGCCCGCTACCTGCCCGAATGCAATCAGGTGATTTATGCCGTTGGCTTTTCACGGCGAAAAAATTTAGTCATCGGCGATTACGAGCAAGCCCCCTACAATCCCCATGTCGGCATTATTGGTCCCGGCCTGTTCGGCTTAGGCATCGCCTTTCCCGAGCACAAGGCGGATCCTTACGGCAGCGTGGAATCGCAGGTTGGCTTATGGAAATTCATGGTGTACCTAAACAAGGTATTGCCCGCCTGGTTTAAGTACCCGGCTTAA
- a CDS encoding exodeoxyribonuclease VII small subunit → MTQPVQFEQSISELEAIVQQLEKGELSLEDSLKQFEKGIALARQCQEVLTQAEQKIEMLTSHHLISVDDATDEQ, encoded by the coding sequence ATGACCCAACCCGTTCAGTTTGAACAATCAATCAGCGAGCTGGAAGCCATCGTCCAGCAGCTTGAAAAAGGCGAATTGTCCCTGGAAGACTCGCTTAAGCAATTTGAAAAAGGCATTGCCTTGGCCCGTCAATGCCAGGAAGTATTGACTCAGGCTGAGCAGAAAATTGAAATGCTGACCAGCCACCATTTAATTTCTGTCGATGATGCCACTGATGAGCAATAA
- a CDS encoding polyprenyl synthetase family protein — MSNKIIERHAHRHDEYLKQLLADYDIAAPRLKEAITYALFPGGKRLRPVLVYLIGQLLKIDLACLDILAAAIELTHAYSLIHDDLPAMDDDDMRRGKPSCHKAFDEATAILAGDGLQGMAVEILLNKLPAYLPATQVVAVANALTKATGVSGMVSGQCLDLSELSQPGIDEQRLRFIHSLKTGQLILACATMPLAAATDVKPDAAQAIREFAAHLGLVFQMQDDYLDQYAEKTHGKGRASDLENEKMTFAALHSKTELQSLIKHHYSLAFASLEPFGDKADELRQLTESLEQRR; from the coding sequence ATGAGCAATAAAATCATAGAACGCCACGCCCATCGGCATGATGAGTACTTAAAACAGTTGCTGGCTGACTATGATATCGCAGCCCCGCGCCTGAAAGAGGCCATTACCTATGCTCTGTTTCCCGGGGGAAAACGTTTACGGCCGGTGTTGGTTTATCTCATTGGTCAATTGCTGAAAATCGACCTCGCCTGCCTGGACATCCTGGCGGCTGCGATTGAGTTGACGCATGCCTACTCCCTGATTCATGATGATTTACCGGCCATGGATGATGACGACATGCGTCGCGGAAAACCAAGCTGCCACAAAGCCTTTGACGAAGCAACCGCGATCCTGGCAGGCGATGGCCTGCAGGGCATGGCGGTTGAAATTCTTTTGAATAAACTGCCGGCTTACCTGCCTGCCACGCAAGTGGTTGCCGTGGCAAATGCCCTGACGAAAGCCACTGGCGTCTCGGGCATGGTCAGCGGCCAATGCCTTGACTTAAGCGAGTTAAGCCAGCCTGGGATCGATGAGCAACGTCTGCGTTTTATCCATTCGCTCAAAACCGGTCAACTGATTCTTGCCTGCGCCACCATGCCGCTTGCTGCTGCAACGGATGTCAAACCAGACGCTGCTCAAGCCATTCGTGAATTCGCAGCCCATCTGGGTCTGGTTTTTCAAATGCAGGATGACTACCTGGATCAGTACGCGGAAAAAACCCATGGCAAGGGGCGGGCTTCCGACTTGGAAAACGAGAAAATGACCTTCGCGGCCCTGCACAGCAAAACGGAGTTGCAGTCATTAATTAAACACCATTATTCCTTAGCCTTCGCCTCCCTTGAGCCATTTGGCGACAAGGCGGATGAATTAAGGCAGTTGACCGAATCGCTTGAGCAACGTCGGTAA
- a CDS encoding LicD family protein — MLHQPGVTFSAAADNAQQDGRLRQAQLKMLEMLKVVDDICQQHELDYWLEGGTLLGAVRHQGFIPWDDDMDISMPRESYDQFLRLAPALLPEHLWLQTAQTDPGYYNLAVPLKIRDKDSRFIEWHERGNEPYHQGIFIDVFVYDHMPANPVKRKLYKWLAKKTVRLSRHKYCPLPLGGHPRLYELLGQLIPKHWLDSLLQGIIRQANASKSPYSGYGFDCVNSNLLPLTAIYPLKRARFESAEFNIINQAEAILTQLYGDYLTLPPIHEQIMKHCRELIPYLDRQKDVME, encoded by the coding sequence ATGCTGCATCAACCCGGGGTCACGTTCTCTGCCGCTGCGGACAATGCTCAGCAGGATGGCCGATTGCGGCAGGCACAATTAAAAATGCTGGAGATGCTGAAAGTCGTCGATGACATTTGCCAGCAGCATGAACTGGATTACTGGCTGGAAGGGGGAACGCTGCTGGGTGCAGTGCGTCATCAGGGCTTCATTCCCTGGGATGACGACATGGACATTTCCATGCCCCGCGAAAGCTATGACCAATTCCTTCGCCTGGCTCCCGCACTGCTTCCTGAGCACCTGTGGCTGCAAACAGCACAAACGGACCCGGGTTATTATAATCTCGCCGTCCCTTTAAAGATTCGCGATAAAGACAGCCGTTTCATTGAATGGCATGAACGAGGGAATGAACCTTACCATCAGGGGATATTCATCGATGTGTTTGTCTATGATCACATGCCCGCCAATCCGGTTAAACGAAAACTCTACAAATGGCTTGCAAAAAAAACAGTGCGCCTAAGCCGCCATAAATACTGCCCTCTGCCGCTGGGAGGGCATCCACGCCTTTATGAACTACTCGGTCAGTTGATTCCCAAACACTGGCTCGACTCGCTGCTTCAGGGGATTATCCGCCAAGCCAATGCCAGCAAAAGCCCTTATTCAGGCTATGGTTTTGATTGCGTCAACAGCAATCTGCTGCCGTTAACGGCGATCTACCCCTTAAAACGGGCACGCTTTGAATCCGCCGAGTTCAACATTATTAATCAGGCGGAAGCCATACTGACTCAGCTCTACGGCGACTACCTGACGCTGCCGCCGATCCATGAACAAATAATGAAACATTGTCGGGAGCTGATTCCCTACCTTGATCGCCAAAAAGACGTAATGGAGTAA